In a genomic window of Micromonospora cremea:
- a CDS encoding NADH:flavin oxidoreductase/NADH oxidase, whose product MSSLFTPLALRAVTLPNRIAMAPMCQYTAGPDGLPTDWHLIHLGSRAVGGVGLVLTEATAVLPEGRISPQDTGLWSGAHVDAWRPVTAFVAGHGAVPAVQLAHAGFKASTYRPWAPSRGGVPDAEGGWRPVGPGSEPFVADYRVPTALDAAGIDGVVEAFATAAERALAAGFAAVEIHAAHGYLLHEFLSPLTNHRTDSYGGDRAARMRLTLEVARAVRAAVGENVPVLTRISATDWVEGGWTIEDSVVLAGELAGVGVDLVDASSGGVRPDARIPLGPGYQVPLAARIRREAGVPTGAVGLIVEPEQAEQIVAGGEADLVLLGRELLRDPYWPRRAAAKLGVAYTGPAQYARAN is encoded by the coding sequence ATGAGCTCCCTGTTCACGCCGCTCGCCCTGCGCGCGGTCACCCTGCCCAACCGGATCGCCATGGCGCCGATGTGCCAGTACACCGCCGGTCCGGACGGTCTGCCCACCGACTGGCACCTGATCCACCTCGGCAGCCGGGCGGTCGGCGGGGTCGGGCTGGTGCTGACCGAGGCGACCGCCGTGCTGCCGGAGGGCCGGATCAGCCCGCAGGACACCGGGCTGTGGTCCGGCGCACACGTGGACGCGTGGCGTCCGGTGACCGCGTTCGTCGCCGGTCACGGCGCGGTGCCCGCGGTCCAGCTCGCGCACGCCGGGTTCAAGGCCTCCACGTACCGGCCGTGGGCCCCGAGCCGCGGCGGCGTGCCGGACGCCGAGGGCGGCTGGAGGCCGGTCGGCCCCGGGTCCGAGCCGTTCGTCGCCGACTACCGGGTGCCGACCGCCCTCGACGCGGCCGGCATCGACGGTGTGGTCGAGGCGTTCGCCACCGCCGCCGAACGCGCCCTGGCCGCGGGCTTCGCGGCCGTGGAGATCCACGCCGCGCACGGCTACCTGCTGCACGAGTTCCTCTCGCCGCTGACCAACCACCGCACCGACTCCTACGGCGGCGACCGGGCCGCCCGGATGCGGCTCACCCTGGAGGTGGCCCGCGCGGTGCGCGCCGCGGTCGGCGAGAACGTCCCGGTGCTCACCCGGATCTCCGCCACCGACTGGGTCGAGGGTGGCTGGACGATCGAGGACAGCGTGGTGCTCGCCGGCGAGCTGGCCGGTGTCGGCGTGGACCTGGTCGACGCCTCTTCCGGAGGCGTACGCCCGGACGCCCGCATCCCGCTCGGCCCCGGCTACCAGGTGCCGCTGGCCGCCCGGATCCGCCGCGAGGCCGGCGTGCCGACCGGCGCGGTCGGCCTGATCGTCGAGCCGGAGCAGGCCGAGCAGATCGTCGCCGGCGGCGAGGCCGACCTGGTGCTGCTCGGCCGGGAGTTGCTGCGCGACCCGTACTGGCCGCGCCGGGCAGCCGCGAAGCTCGGCGTCGCGTACACCGGGCCCGCCCAGTACGCCCGCGCCAACTGA
- a CDS encoding dicarboxylate/amino acid:cation symporter, whose protein sequence is MRKIPFSVQILLGLVLGVALGFLARTNDLSWLTSTLHTVGGLFIQLLKLAVPPLVFTAIVVSVVSLRGVANAARLALKTLLWFGITALISVAIGIGLGLLTNPGKGVTLDLGGAAPPKNTGSWTDFLTGIVPTNPVGAFVEGNVLQIVFLALVVGAAALLVGDAAEPFVALNRSLLEIVQKALWWVIRLAPIGTLGLIGNAVASYGWDLLAPLAKFTTAVYVGCAIVLFVVYPLVLITAGRLNPLRFFAGAWPAIELAFVSRSSVGTMPVTQRSVERLGVPREYASFAVPFGATTKMDGCAAIYPALAAIFVAQVFGVHLGITDYLLIAFVSVVGSAATAGLTGAIVMLTLTLSTLGLPLAGAGLLLAIDPILDMVRTATNVAGQALVPTVVAAREGTLDRAAYEAAGRRDLTDPEPVTDSRPERRDELTPLPA, encoded by the coding sequence CTGCGCAAGATTCCCTTCTCCGTGCAGATCCTGCTCGGCCTCGTGCTCGGCGTGGCGCTCGGCTTCCTGGCCCGCACCAACGACCTGAGCTGGCTGACCAGCACCCTGCACACCGTCGGCGGCCTCTTCATCCAGCTGCTCAAGCTGGCCGTGCCGCCCCTGGTCTTCACCGCCATCGTGGTCAGCGTGGTCAGCCTGCGCGGCGTGGCCAACGCCGCCCGGCTCGCGCTGAAGACCCTGCTGTGGTTCGGCATCACCGCACTGATCTCGGTCGCCATCGGCATCGGCCTCGGCCTGCTCACCAACCCGGGCAAGGGCGTGACCCTCGACCTGGGCGGTGCGGCACCGCCGAAGAACACCGGCTCGTGGACGGACTTCCTCACCGGCATCGTGCCCACCAACCCGGTCGGGGCGTTCGTCGAGGGCAACGTGCTCCAGATCGTCTTCCTCGCCCTCGTGGTCGGCGCCGCGGCACTGCTGGTGGGTGACGCCGCCGAGCCGTTCGTGGCGCTGAACCGCTCGCTGCTGGAGATCGTCCAGAAGGCGCTCTGGTGGGTCATCCGGCTCGCCCCGATCGGCACGCTCGGCCTGATCGGCAATGCCGTCGCCTCGTACGGCTGGGACCTGCTGGCCCCGCTGGCCAAGTTCACCACCGCCGTCTACGTCGGCTGCGCCATCGTGCTGTTCGTGGTCTACCCGCTGGTGCTGATCACCGCCGGCCGGCTCAACCCGCTGCGCTTCTTCGCCGGCGCCTGGCCGGCGATCGAGCTGGCCTTCGTGTCCCGCTCCTCGGTGGGCACCATGCCGGTGACCCAGCGCTCGGTCGAGCGGCTCGGCGTGCCCCGCGAGTACGCCTCGTTCGCGGTGCCGTTCGGCGCCACCACGAAGATGGACGGCTGCGCCGCGATCTACCCGGCACTGGCCGCGATCTTCGTGGCGCAGGTGTTCGGCGTGCACCTCGGCATCACCGACTACCTGCTGATCGCCTTCGTCTCGGTGGTCGGCTCGGCAGCCACCGCCGGCCTGACCGGCGCGATCGTGATGCTCACCCTCACCCTGAGCACGCTGGGCCTGCCGCTGGCCGGCGCCGGCCTGCTGCTGGCCATCGACCCGATCCTGGACATGGTCCGCACCGCCACCAACGTGGCCGGGCAGGCGCTGGTGCCGACCGTGGTCGCCGCCCGCGAGGGCACCCTCGACCGGGCCGCGTACGAGGCGGCCGGCCGGCGGGACCTGACCGACCCGGAGCCGGTCACGGACAGCCGGCCCGAGCGGCGGGACGAGCTGACCCCCCTCCCCGCCTGA
- a CDS encoding DUF998 domain-containing protein: MAEPGRSGTTTAPAARADVARRAAGWASAGSGLAGAVAVVVAVLSGSGPWLTGYVSEAGTADGGHAATYRIGILALAGSLLLLAAALPPGVRAAPALLAAGALFTAASGAVTCSAGCPLPPFERATAADLVHGGASIAATASVVFAMVALAVSGPAGRTVRRLAGGAGALSLPLCASVGLAMLVIGRGAVVGVLERLILALAILWGLTTAIALALTRR; encoded by the coding sequence GTGGCTGAGCCGGGCCGGTCCGGCACCACGACCGCACCGGCAGCCCGGGCGGACGTCGCGCGCCGGGCCGCCGGGTGGGCCTCCGCCGGGTCGGGGCTGGCCGGTGCGGTCGCGGTGGTGGTCGCGGTGCTCTCCGGTTCCGGGCCGTGGCTCACCGGGTACGTCAGCGAGGCGGGCACCGCCGACGGCGGCCACGCCGCGACGTACCGGATCGGGATCCTCGCACTGGCCGGCTCGCTGCTGCTGCTCGCCGCGGCCCTGCCCCCCGGGGTGCGGGCGGCGCCGGCGCTGCTCGCCGCCGGTGCCCTGTTCACCGCCGCGTCCGGGGCGGTGACCTGCTCCGCCGGCTGCCCGCTGCCGCCGTTCGAGCGGGCCACGGCGGCGGACCTCGTGCACGGCGGCGCGAGCATCGCGGCGACCGCGTCGGTGGTCTTCGCGATGGTCGCGCTCGCCGTGTCCGGCCCGGCCGGCCGGACGGTACGCCGGCTGGCCGGCGGGGCCGGGGCGCTGAGCCTCCCGCTGTGCGCCTCGGTGGGGCTGGCCATGCTCGTGATCGGCCGGGGCGCCGTGGTGGGCGTGCTGGAGCGCCTGATCCTCGCGCTGGCGATCCTGTGGGGTCTCACCACCGCCATCGCGCTCGCCCTCACCCGCCGGTAA
- a CDS encoding glutathione S-transferase family protein, with product MARAQFSAETSGGGAFVRQPNRFAGRVTPDSTSPPGGGPDEQDRWPLEAGRYRLIWCRACPWAHRARIVRGLLGLDDAISLGTVDPIRDERGWAFALDPDGFDPVLGVSFLSEAYLATDPDYTGRVTVPALVDTLTGRVVTNDYPQLTLDLSTEWRRLHAPDAPDLYPVELRPEMDALMAEIHTDVNNGVYRCGFATSQEAYDEAFRALFARLDALSERLAGQRYLMGDAITEADVRLFTTLVRFDAAYHGHFKCNRQKLTEMPVLWAYARDLFQTPGFGETVDFDHIKRHYYGTHREINPSGIVPLGPDESGWTTPHGRG from the coding sequence ATGGCTCGGGCCCAGTTCAGCGCAGAGACCAGTGGCGGCGGCGCGTTCGTCCGCCAGCCCAACCGGTTCGCCGGCCGGGTCACCCCGGACTCGACCTCCCCGCCCGGCGGTGGCCCGGACGAGCAGGACCGCTGGCCGCTGGAGGCGGGCCGCTACCGACTGATCTGGTGCCGCGCCTGCCCGTGGGCGCACCGGGCCCGGATCGTGCGCGGGCTGCTCGGGCTGGACGACGCGATCTCGCTGGGCACCGTCGACCCGATCCGGGACGAGCGGGGCTGGGCGTTCGCCCTCGACCCGGACGGCTTCGACCCGGTGCTCGGCGTCAGCTTCCTCTCCGAGGCGTACCTGGCGACCGACCCGGACTACACCGGCCGGGTGACCGTGCCGGCGCTGGTCGACACGCTGACCGGCCGGGTGGTCACCAACGACTACCCGCAGCTCACCCTCGACCTGTCCACCGAGTGGCGGCGTCTGCACGCCCCCGACGCCCCGGATCTGTACCCGGTCGAGCTGCGCCCCGAGATGGACGCGCTGATGGCCGAGATCCACACTGACGTCAACAACGGCGTCTACCGGTGCGGCTTCGCCACCTCCCAGGAGGCGTACGACGAGGCGTTCCGGGCGCTCTTCGCCCGGCTGGACGCGCTCTCCGAGCGGCTGGCCGGGCAGCGCTACCTGATGGGCGACGCGATCACCGAGGCCGACGTGCGGCTGTTCACCACGCTGGTCCGCTTCGACGCCGCGTACCACGGGCACTTCAAGTGCAACCGGCAGAAGCTGACCGAGATGCCGGTGCTCTGGGCGTACGCCCGGGACCTGTTCCAGACCCCGGGCTTCGGCGAGACGGTGGACTTCGACCACATCAAGCGGCACTACTACGGCACCCACCGGGAGATCAACCCGAGCGGCATCGTGCCGCTCGGGCCCGACGAGTCCGGCTGGACCACGCCGCACGGGCGTGGCTGA
- the pcaF gene encoding 3-oxoadipyl-CoA thiolase, with translation MTVAYLVAGVRTPIGRYAGALAGVRPDDLAAHVIRELVAQHPSVDWARVDDVVLGCANQAGEDNRNVARMAALLAGLPEDVPGSTVNRLCGSGLDALATAARSIVAGDAELVVAGGVESMSRAPFVMPKATSAYSRSAEVYDTTLGWRLVNPLMRDGWGIDSMPETAENVAAEYGVSRSEQDAFAYRSQQRAAKAQADGRFAEEIVPVSVPAGRRETRLVEVDEHPRETSLEKLAALPTPFREGGTVTAGNSSGVNDGAVALLVAGEAAVARYGLTPLARISGAAAAGVPPRIMGIGPVPATRKLLDRAGVELSAVDVVELNEAFAAQSVAVLRELGLPADAEHVNPNGGAIALGHPLGASGARLALTAALELRRRGGRRALATMCIGVGQGISLLLESAA, from the coding sequence ATGACCGTGGCATACCTGGTGGCCGGTGTCCGCACCCCGATCGGCCGGTACGCCGGCGCGCTGGCCGGTGTCCGTCCCGACGACCTGGCCGCGCACGTGATCCGCGAGCTGGTCGCCCAGCACCCGTCGGTGGACTGGGCCCGGGTGGACGACGTCGTGCTCGGCTGCGCCAACCAGGCCGGCGAGGACAACCGCAACGTGGCCCGGATGGCGGCGCTGCTGGCCGGCCTGCCCGAGGACGTGCCTGGCAGCACGGTCAACCGGCTCTGCGGCTCCGGGCTGGACGCTCTCGCCACCGCCGCCCGCTCCATCGTGGCCGGGGACGCGGAGCTGGTGGTCGCCGGCGGGGTGGAGAGCATGAGCCGGGCGCCGTTCGTGATGCCGAAGGCGACGTCGGCGTACTCCCGCTCGGCGGAGGTGTACGACACCACGCTGGGCTGGCGGCTGGTCAACCCGCTGATGCGCGACGGCTGGGGGATCGACTCGATGCCGGAGACGGCGGAGAACGTGGCCGCCGAGTACGGCGTCAGCCGGTCCGAGCAGGACGCCTTCGCGTACCGCTCGCAGCAGCGCGCGGCCAAGGCGCAGGCCGACGGCCGCTTCGCCGAGGAGATCGTGCCGGTCTCGGTGCCGGCCGGCCGCCGGGAGACCCGGCTGGTCGAGGTCGACGAGCACCCTCGGGAGACCTCGCTGGAGAAGCTTGCCGCGCTGCCCACCCCGTTCCGGGAGGGCGGCACGGTGACCGCCGGCAACTCCTCCGGCGTCAACGACGGTGCGGTCGCGCTGCTGGTGGCCGGCGAGGCCGCGGTGGCCCGGTACGGCCTCACCCCGCTGGCCCGCATCAGCGGCGCGGCGGCGGCTGGCGTGCCACCCCGGATCATGGGGATCGGCCCGGTGCCGGCCACCCGCAAGCTGCTCGACCGCGCCGGCGTCGAGTTGAGCGCGGTGGACGTGGTGGAGCTGAACGAGGCTTTCGCCGCGCAGTCCGTGGCGGTGCTGCGTGAGCTGGGGCTGCCCGCGGACGCCGAGCACGTCAACCCGAACGGCGGCGCCATCGCGTTGGGGCACCCGTTGGGCGCCAGCGGCGCTCGGCTCGCGTTGACCGCAGCCCTGGAACTGCGCCGTCGCGGCGGCCGGCGGGCCCTGGCCACCATGTGCATCGGTGTCGGGCAGGGCATCTCGCTGCTGCTGGAGTCGGCCGCCTGA
- a CDS encoding SAM-dependent methyltransferase — protein sequence MPDGLPTEIDLTRPSAARVYDYFLGGAHNFEIDRRLAEQIASMTPNLAATMRSGRDFLRRAVRALLDAGIEQFLDIGSGIPTVGNVHEVAQGANPKARVVYVDIDPVAVAHSRELLAGNDLTGVIHADLRDPERILAETRQLGLIDFSRPMGILLAGVVHFIPDADRPEDILATLRAAAAPGSFLVISHSTFEDQPQEMLDAQRLSSRTDTEITLRSRAQVTGFFGDWTVLEPGVVHMPLWRPDSPSDVDEHPERFGAFGGVARYDQPAG from the coding sequence ATGCCGGACGGACTGCCGACCGAGATCGATCTGACCAGGCCGAGCGCGGCCCGGGTGTACGACTACTTCCTGGGCGGGGCGCACAACTTCGAGATCGACCGTCGGCTGGCCGAGCAGATCGCCAGCATGACCCCGAATCTCGCCGCCACCATGCGCTCCGGTCGGGATTTCCTCCGCCGGGCCGTCCGGGCTCTGCTCGACGCCGGTATCGAGCAGTTCCTCGACATCGGCTCCGGAATTCCCACCGTGGGCAACGTGCACGAGGTGGCTCAGGGGGCGAACCCCAAGGCCCGGGTGGTCTACGTCGACATCGATCCGGTTGCCGTCGCGCACAGCCGGGAACTGCTCGCCGGCAACGATCTGACCGGGGTGATCCACGCCGACCTGCGCGACCCGGAGCGGATCCTGGCCGAGACCCGCCAGCTGGGGCTGATCGACTTCAGCCGGCCGATGGGCATCCTGCTGGCCGGTGTCGTGCACTTCATCCCGGACGCCGACCGGCCCGAGGACATCCTGGCCACCCTGCGGGCCGCCGCCGCGCCCGGCAGCTTCCTGGTCATCTCCCACTCCACCTTCGAGGACCAGCCGCAGGAGATGCTGGACGCCCAGCGGCTCTCCTCGCGGACGGACACCGAGATCACCCTACGTTCCCGCGCGCAGGTCACCGGCTTCTTCGGCGACTGGACCGTCCTCGAACCGGGCGTGGTGCACATGCCGCTCTGGCGTCCGGACTCACCGTCCGATGTGGATGAGCACCCGGAGCGGTTCGGCGCCTTCGGAGGCGTCGCCCGGTACGACCAGCCCGCCGGCTGA
- a CDS encoding putative bifunctional diguanylate cyclase/phosphodiesterase produces MAAVPDPTGVDAGRGDAQGYAADWARAVRRLGFVPLSAPETERLLLVHTVRLAQAVRAEPFSARPAEEVGRALVEAHLTEPRALEWSLRALGEEFPRRVLAADDGPADLTERIAAAQGGLAAGFARALRDRTFSQQERIARSAWQARDEVEQALRDSEARFRAVFTGAAIGIGIAGVDGRIIDANQAFADMLGYSIGELCETNVSALFHADDAAGMWELYQELIEGKQDSVRVEKRYHRKDGSVVWTDLAVSLIRHDDGRPRFTVAMIEDITERYELQQRLRFQALHDPLTGLPNRTLFFETLGRVLDTAGPERRVGVCFLDLDGFKAINDSLGHDLGDRLLVIIGRRLAECVADHGHLVARMGGDEFVILVDGGDDLDDAVAVAEAALAAVAAPVHVGDQQLAVSASVGIVDCPAAATTASELMKAADTTLYWAKAAGRGRWAVYDPERSARDIARSALVAGLPAALDRGEFVLHYQPIVSLLEGTMLAVEALVRWEHPELGLIGPDRFIGLAEETGLIVRLGEWVLRRACRDAERWWREFPDARLVVSVNLAARQADDPAIVETVADALATSGLPAELLQLELTESAVMGSAGEPLRSLHRLAALGVRLAVDDFGTGYSNLAYLRRLPIHCLKLAGPFVEGIRADGTDAVADHRDERIVDALVRLAHALELWVTAEAVETGVQAERLRALRCDTGQGRYFGAPAPAEVITSRLRGGAAA; encoded by the coding sequence GTGGCCGCCGTCCCGGATCCGACCGGGGTCGACGCCGGCCGGGGTGACGCCCAGGGCTACGCCGCCGACTGGGCCCGCGCGGTACGCCGCCTCGGTTTCGTGCCGCTCAGCGCGCCCGAGACCGAGCGGCTGCTGCTGGTGCACACCGTCCGGCTGGCTCAGGCGGTACGGGCCGAGCCGTTCTCCGCCCGCCCCGCCGAGGAGGTCGGGCGGGCACTGGTGGAGGCGCACCTCACCGAGCCTCGGGCGCTCGAGTGGTCGCTGCGCGCCCTCGGTGAGGAATTCCCCCGGCGGGTGCTGGCCGCTGACGACGGGCCGGCGGACCTGACCGAGCGGATCGCGGCGGCGCAGGGCGGCCTGGCCGCCGGGTTCGCCCGTGCGCTGCGCGACCGCACCTTCAGTCAGCAGGAGCGGATCGCCCGGTCGGCATGGCAGGCGCGGGACGAGGTCGAGCAGGCGCTGCGCGACAGCGAGGCGCGGTTCCGGGCGGTCTTCACCGGCGCCGCCATCGGGATCGGCATCGCCGGCGTGGACGGCCGGATCATCGACGCCAACCAGGCGTTCGCCGACATGCTCGGCTACTCGATCGGCGAGCTGTGTGAGACCAACGTGTCGGCGTTGTTCCACGCCGACGACGCCGCCGGCATGTGGGAGCTGTACCAGGAGCTGATCGAGGGCAAGCAGGACTCGGTCCGGGTGGAGAAGCGCTACCACCGCAAGGACGGCAGCGTGGTCTGGACGGATCTGGCGGTCTCGTTGATCCGGCACGACGACGGCCGGCCCCGGTTCACCGTCGCGATGATCGAGGACATCACCGAGCGGTACGAGCTCCAGCAGCGGCTGCGCTTCCAGGCGCTGCACGACCCGCTGACCGGGCTGCCCAACCGCACGCTGTTCTTCGAGACGCTGGGCCGGGTCCTCGACACCGCCGGGCCCGAGCGGCGGGTCGGGGTGTGCTTCCTCGACCTGGACGGCTTCAAGGCGATCAACGACAGCCTCGGTCACGACCTCGGCGACCGGCTGTTGGTGATCATCGGCCGGCGGCTGGCCGAGTGCGTGGCCGACCATGGCCACCTGGTGGCCCGGATGGGTGGCGACGAGTTCGTCATCCTGGTCGACGGCGGGGACGACCTCGACGACGCGGTGGCCGTGGCGGAGGCCGCGTTGGCCGCCGTCGCCGCCCCGGTGCACGTGGGTGACCAGCAACTGGCCGTCTCGGCCAGCGTGGGCATCGTGGACTGCCCCGCCGCCGCGACCACCGCCTCGGAGTTGATGAAGGCCGCGGACACCACGCTCTACTGGGCCAAGGCCGCGGGCCGGGGCCGGTGGGCGGTCTACGACCCGGAGCGCAGCGCCCGGGACATCGCCCGGTCGGCGCTGGTCGCCGGGCTGCCGGCGGCGCTGGACCGGGGCGAGTTCGTGCTGCACTACCAGCCGATCGTGTCGCTGCTGGAGGGCACCATGCTCGCGGTGGAGGCGCTGGTCCGTTGGGAGCACCCGGAGCTGGGCCTGATCGGGCCGGACCGGTTCATCGGCCTGGCCGAGGAGACCGGCCTGATCGTCCGGCTCGGTGAGTGGGTGCTGCGGCGGGCCTGCCGCGACGCCGAGCGGTGGTGGCGGGAGTTCCCCGACGCCCGGTTGGTGGTCAGCGTCAACCTGGCCGCCCGGCAGGCCGACGACCCGGCGATCGTGGAGACGGTGGCCGACGCGCTGGCCACCAGCGGGCTGCCGGCGGAGCTGCTGCAACTGGAGCTGACCGAGAGCGCCGTGATGGGTAGCGCGGGCGAGCCGCTGCGCAGCCTGCACCGGCTCGCCGCGCTCGGCGTTCGGCTGGCGGTGGACGACTTCGGCACCGGGTACTCCAACCTGGCATACCTGCGGCGGCTGCCGATCCACTGCCTGAAGCTGGCCGGCCCGTTCGTCGAGGGCATCCGCGCCGACGGGACGGACGCCGTCGCCGACCACCGCGACGAGCGGATCGTCGACGCGCTGGTCCGGCTGGCGCACGCGCTGGAGCTGTGGGTCACCGCCGAGGCCGTGGAGACCGGTGTGCAGGCCGAGCGGCTGCGAGCGCTGCGCTGCGACACCGGGCAGGGGCGGTACTTCGGCGCTCCGGCGCCAGCCGAAGTGATCACTTCCCGGCTGCGTGGCGGGGCGGCAGCGTGA
- a CDS encoding DUF456 domain-containing protein has product MSVTDSQTAVTVVAALAILAGLAGVVVPGLPALPLCWGGVLVWAIFGGAGPGGWAVFAAATLVAAGGTVIKYAWPGRNLKRTGVPTSTLLAGGVLAIVGFFVVPVVGLVLGFVGGVWAAERLRLGSNRLAWPSTKQAVKAAGLSMLVEFAAGVVIAALWLAGLLLT; this is encoded by the coding sequence GTGAGCGTGACCGACTCGCAGACGGCGGTGACGGTGGTGGCCGCGTTGGCCATCCTGGCGGGGCTGGCCGGCGTGGTGGTGCCCGGCCTGCCGGCGCTGCCGCTGTGCTGGGGCGGGGTGCTGGTCTGGGCGATCTTCGGCGGCGCCGGCCCGGGTGGCTGGGCGGTGTTCGCCGCCGCGACGCTGGTCGCCGCCGGCGGCACCGTCATCAAGTACGCCTGGCCCGGGCGGAACCTGAAACGCACCGGAGTGCCGACGTCCACGCTGCTCGCCGGCGGGGTGCTCGCGATCGTCGGGTTCTTCGTGGTGCCGGTGGTGGGGCTGGTGCTCGGTTTCGTCGGTGGGGTCTGGGCGGCGGAGCGGCTGCGACTCGGCAGCAACCGGCTCGCCTGGCCGTCCACGAAGCAGGCGGTCAAGGCCGCCGGCCTGTCGATGCTGGTCGAGTTCGCCGCGGGCGTCGTCATCGCCGCGCTCTGGCTGGCCGGCCTGCTGCTGACGTGA
- a CDS encoding amino acid permease: MATTPVPTAEHPMDDDARRLAELGYKQELRRKWSGFSNFAISFSIISILAGCFTTFGQAWNNGGPVAISWGWPLISLFILIIGFCMAELVSAYPTAGGIYWWAATMGRPVHGWFTGWLNLIGLVAVTASVDYGCATFLNLTLSALFDGWAGTLRQAFVLFVIILVLHGLINIFGHRIIDVLQNVSVWWHVAGAAAVVAILVLVPDNHQSFQFVFTERFNNSGFGDGDTAGLTFWFYVLPLGFLLTQYTITGFDACAHVSEETRGASQAAARGLWQSIFYSAVGGWILLLAFLFAATDVEAINAAGGFSGAIFESALTPVFFKVVIIISTIGQFFCGMSCVTSMSRMAYAFSRDRAVPGWRLWSRVDRNGTPVNAIIGATLAGLVLTLPALYESSAGIPIAFYAVVSVAVLGLYLSFLIPIALRLRMGDRFVPGPWTLGRKYKLLGWIAVIEIAVIAIYFVLPIVPAGVPGNDGFTWSAVNYAPLAVGGVLLVVAVWWYASARKWFAGPVRTVDDPAPAPDPAPVDGPG; this comes from the coding sequence GTGGCCACGACGCCTGTGCCGACCGCCGAGCACCCGATGGACGACGACGCCCGCCGGCTCGCCGAACTCGGCTACAAACAGGAGCTGCGCCGCAAGTGGAGCGGCTTCTCCAACTTCGCCATCTCGTTCTCCATCATCTCGATCCTGGCCGGCTGTTTCACCACCTTCGGTCAGGCGTGGAACAACGGGGGACCGGTCGCCATCTCCTGGGGCTGGCCGCTGATCTCGCTGTTCATCCTGATCATCGGCTTCTGCATGGCCGAGCTGGTATCCGCGTACCCGACCGCCGGCGGGATCTACTGGTGGGCCGCGACCATGGGCCGCCCGGTGCACGGCTGGTTCACCGGCTGGTTGAACCTGATCGGCCTGGTCGCGGTCACCGCGTCGGTCGACTACGGCTGCGCGACCTTCCTCAACCTCACCCTGTCGGCGCTCTTCGACGGCTGGGCCGGCACGCTGCGCCAGGCGTTCGTCCTCTTCGTGATCATCCTGGTCCTGCACGGGCTGATCAACATCTTCGGGCACCGGATCATCGACGTGCTGCAGAACGTCTCCGTCTGGTGGCACGTGGCCGGGGCGGCAGCCGTGGTGGCCATCCTGGTCCTCGTTCCGGACAACCACCAGAGCTTCCAGTTCGTGTTCACCGAGCGGTTCAACAACTCCGGCTTCGGCGACGGGGACACCGCTGGGCTGACCTTCTGGTTCTACGTGCTGCCGTTGGGCTTCCTGCTCACCCAGTACACGATCACCGGCTTCGACGCCTGCGCGCACGTCTCGGAGGAGACGCGCGGCGCCTCGCAGGCGGCCGCCCGCGGGCTCTGGCAGTCGATCTTCTACTCGGCGGTCGGCGGCTGGATCCTGCTGCTGGCGTTCCTCTTCGCGGCCACCGACGTCGAGGCGATCAACGCGGCCGGCGGCTTCTCCGGCGCCATCTTCGAGTCCGCGCTCACCCCGGTCTTCTTCAAGGTCGTCATCATCATCTCCACCATCGGGCAGTTCTTCTGCGGGATGAGCTGCGTGACCTCGATGAGCCGGATGGCGTACGCGTTCAGCCGCGACCGCGCCGTGCCGGGCTGGCGACTCTGGTCCCGGGTGGACCGCAACGGCACCCCGGTCAACGCGATCATCGGCGCCACGCTGGCCGGCCTGGTGCTCACCCTGCCGGCGCTCTACGAGAGCTCCGCCGGCATCCCGATCGCCTTCTACGCCGTGGTCTCCGTCGCGGTGCTCGGGCTCTACCTGTCCTTCCTCATCCCGATCGCGCTGCGCCTGCGGATGGGCGACCGGTTCGTCCCCGGGCCGTGGACGCTCGGGCGGAAGTACAAGCTGCTCGGCTGGATCGCGGTGATCGAGATCGCGGTCATCGCGATCTACTTCGTGCTGCCGATCGTGCCCGCCGGGGTGCCCGGCAACGACGGGTTCACCTGGTCGGCGGTGAACTACGCGCCGCTGGCCGTGGGCGGGGTGCTGCTGGTCGTCGCCGTCTGGTGGTACGCCTCGGCCCGGAAGTGGTTCGCCGGCCCGGTGCGTACCGTCGACGACCCGGCGCCCGCACCCGACCCGGCGCCGGTCGACGGGCCGGGCTGA